In Bradyrhizobium lablabi, one DNA window encodes the following:
- a CDS encoding ABC transporter substrate-binding protein — MKRALKDFFRTLCLSLGFILALGLSLGLSGLIIAAITVPALAQKKYDTGVTDTEIKIGNIMPYSGPASAYGIIGKTMSAYFRMINDNGGINGRKINFISYDDAYSPPKTVEQARKLVESDEVFLIFAPLGTASNAAIQKYMNIMKVPQLFVATGASRWGDPEHFPWTIGWQPNYRAEARIYATYILQHYPNAKIGVLYQNDDFGKDYILGLKDVLRDKYDAMVVASISYEISVPTVDSQVVAIKTANPDIFVNIGTPKFAAQAIKKVAELGWHPVHIMTNVSASVGAVLRPAGLDNSKGILSAGYQMDVTDPQWDSYPGMQRYRAFMAKYYPEADRSESGPLTGYNLSTALVYVLKRCGDNLTRANVMKIVADMDFEIDTYIPGIRIKTSPTDFYPIEQVQMERFTGEKWQLFGPIIDGHSEISN; from the coding sequence ATGAAGCGCGCGCTCAAGGATTTTTTCAGGACGCTTTGTCTTTCACTTGGATTTATTCTTGCACTTGGTCTTTCGCTTGGACTTTCCGGACTGATCATCGCCGCAATTACCGTGCCGGCGCTCGCGCAGAAAAAATACGATACCGGCGTCACCGATACCGAAATCAAGATCGGCAACATCATGCCGTATAGCGGGCCGGCTTCGGCCTACGGCATCATCGGCAAGACGATGAGCGCCTATTTCCGGATGATCAACGACAATGGCGGTATCAACGGGCGCAAAATCAATTTCATCAGTTACGACGACGCCTACAGCCCGCCGAAAACCGTGGAGCAGGCGCGCAAGCTGGTCGAGAGCGACGAGGTGTTTTTGATCTTCGCTCCGCTCGGCACCGCGAGCAACGCCGCGATCCAGAAATACATGAACATCATGAAGGTGCCGCAGCTGTTCGTCGCCACCGGCGCCTCGCGCTGGGGCGATCCCGAGCACTTCCCCTGGACCATCGGCTGGCAGCCGAACTACCGGGCCGAAGCGCGCATCTACGCGACCTATATCCTGCAGCACTATCCGAACGCGAAGATCGGCGTGTTGTATCAGAATGACGATTTCGGCAAGGACTACATTCTCGGTTTGAAGGACGTGCTGCGCGACAAATACGATGCCATGGTGGTCGCAAGCATCTCCTACGAGATCAGCGTGCCCACCGTGGATTCCCAGGTGGTGGCAATCAAAACCGCGAACCCGGATATCTTCGTCAACATCGGCACGCCGAAATTTGCAGCGCAAGCGATCAAGAAGGTCGCCGAGCTCGGCTGGCATCCGGTCCACATCATGACCAACGTGTCGGCCTCGGTCGGCGCGGTGCTCAGGCCCGCCGGCCTCGACAACTCCAAAGGTATCCTGAGCGCCGGCTACCAGATGGATGTCACCGACCCGCAATGGGACAGCTATCCCGGCATGCAGCGATACCGCGCCTTCATGGCGAAATATTATCCGGAAGCCGACAGGTCCGAGAGCGGGCCGCTGACGGGCTATAATCTGTCGACCGCGCTGGTCTATGTCCTGAAACGGTGCGGCGACAACCTCACGCGCGCCAATGTCATGAAGATCGTCGCCGACATGGACTTCGAGATCGACACCTATATCCCGGGAATCCGCATCAAGACCTCGCCGACCGATTTCTACCCGATCGAACAGGTGCAGATGGAGCGCTTCACCGGCGAGAAATGGCAGTTGTTCGGCCCGATCATCGACGGGCATTCGGAGATTTCAAACTGA
- a CDS encoding adenylate/guanylate cyclase domain-containing protein, whose amino-acid sequence MAAFGLLAGCVYRYLADDPDEASLGFYLRSSVHGMGLALAGWAVHLYFTSRSSEWLRRWPLVVEVVVQSVVMAIVVAVVAVALQAALYGHRTAASWPTYNFPRIVAVAFLMSALVGTFYELTRLVGSRVLLNVILGRYRRPVREQRVLLFLDIVGSTSLAEKMGELRMHQLLTQFFFDIDAAITAHDGEVHAYVGDEVIVSWRLAAKEPEPRYLDCFFAIQDRIAERADFYRREFGLVPNFRAGLHAGPVVISECGDSRRQIAYFGDTMNVAARLQEYGKVVGRALLVSGDLPRLVRPGSDLIVEALGPTQLRGRAAPVEVFAVERRQVANE is encoded by the coding sequence GTGGCCGCGTTCGGCTTGCTTGCGGGCTGCGTCTATCGCTACCTCGCCGACGATCCGGACGAAGCCAGTCTCGGGTTCTACCTGCGCAGCTCCGTCCATGGCATGGGACTGGCGCTCGCCGGCTGGGCGGTTCATCTCTACTTCACCTCCCGCAGCAGCGAATGGTTGAGACGATGGCCGCTTGTCGTCGAGGTCGTCGTGCAGTCCGTGGTCATGGCGATCGTTGTCGCCGTCGTCGCCGTGGCTTTGCAGGCCGCCCTCTACGGTCACCGGACCGCGGCCTCGTGGCCCACCTACAACTTCCCTCGCATCGTTGCCGTCGCCTTTCTGATGTCCGCCCTGGTCGGGACATTCTATGAACTGACGCGACTCGTCGGCAGCCGGGTGCTCCTCAACGTCATCCTCGGACGGTACCGAAGGCCAGTGCGGGAACAGCGCGTGCTGCTGTTTCTCGATATCGTCGGATCGACGTCGCTGGCGGAAAAGATGGGGGAGTTGCGCATGCATCAGCTTCTCACGCAGTTCTTCTTCGACATCGACGCGGCGATCACAGCTCATGATGGCGAGGTGCACGCCTATGTCGGGGATGAGGTGATCGTAAGCTGGCGGCTTGCCGCCAAGGAGCCGGAACCGCGTTACCTCGATTGCTTTTTTGCGATCCAGGACAGGATCGCGGAGCGAGCGGATTTTTACCGGCGCGAGTTCGGCCTGGTGCCGAATTTCCGCGCCGGATTGCATGCCGGACCGGTGGTGATCAGCGAGTGCGGGGATTCGCGCCGGCAGATCGCCTATTTCGGCGACACCATGAACGTCGCGGCACGGCTGCAGGAATATGGCAAGGTGGTGGGCCGGGCGCTGCTGGTCTCGGGCGATCTGCCCCGCCTGGTGCGCCCCGGCAGCGATCTCATCGTCGAAGCGCTCGGCCCGACACAGCTGCGCGGGCGCGCCGCGCCGGTCGAGGTGTTCGCGGTGGAGCGGCGTCAGGTGGCGAACGAATGA
- the ilvC gene encoding ketol-acid reductoisomerase, translated as MRVYYDRDADLNLIKGKKVVIVGYGSQGHAHALNLKDSGVKDVAIALRKGSGSAKKAEAAGFKVMEVADAAKWADLVMMLTPDELQGDIYREHLHDNMKKGAALVFAHGLNVHFNLLDPRPDLDVLMIAPKGPGHTVRSEYQRGGGVPCLIAIHKDPSGNAHDLGLSYASAIGGGRAGIIETSFKEECETDLFGEQVVLCGGLVELIKGGFETLVEAGYAPEMAYFECLHEVKLIVDLIYEGGIANMNYSISNTAEYGEYVTGPRIVTEATKKEMKRVLDDIQSGKFARDWMLENKVNQTSFKATRAKLAAHPIEEVGVKLRDMMPWIKKGALVDKTKN; from the coding sequence ATGCGTGTTTATTACGATCGCGACGCCGACCTGAACCTGATCAAGGGCAAGAAGGTCGTCATCGTCGGCTATGGCAGCCAGGGCCACGCCCATGCGCTGAACCTGAAGGACTCCGGCGTCAAGGACGTCGCCATCGCGCTGCGCAAGGGATCGGGCTCCGCCAAGAAGGCGGAAGCCGCCGGCTTCAAGGTGATGGAAGTGGCCGACGCCGCGAAATGGGCCGACCTCGTGATGATGCTCACCCCCGACGAGTTGCAGGGCGACATCTACCGCGAGCATCTGCACGACAACATGAAGAAGGGTGCGGCGCTGGTGTTCGCCCACGGCCTCAACGTGCATTTCAACCTGCTCGACCCGCGTCCCGATCTCGACGTGCTGATGATCGCCCCAAAGGGCCCCGGCCACACCGTGCGCTCGGAATACCAGCGCGGCGGCGGCGTGCCCTGCCTGATCGCGATCCACAAGGACCCCTCCGGCAATGCCCACGACCTCGGCCTGAGCTATGCCTCGGCGATCGGCGGCGGCCGCGCCGGCATCATCGAGACCTCGTTCAAGGAGGAATGCGAGACCGATTTGTTCGGCGAGCAGGTGGTTCTGTGCGGCGGCCTGGTCGAACTGATCAAGGGCGGTTTTGAAACGCTGGTGGAAGCCGGCTACGCGCCGGAGATGGCCTATTTCGAATGTCTGCATGAAGTAAAACTGATTGTCGATCTGATCTATGAAGGCGGCATCGCCAACATGAATTACTCGATCTCCAACACCGCCGAATACGGCGAATACGTCACCGGCCCGCGCATCGTCACCGAGGCGACCAAGAAGGAGATGAAGCGGGTGCTCGACGACATCCAGTCCGGCAAATTCGCGCGCGACTGGATGCTGGAGAACAAGGTCAACCAGACCTCGTTCAAGGCCACCCGCGCCAAACTCGCCGCCCACCCGATCGAGGAAGTCGGCGTCAAGCTGCGCGACATGATGCCCTGGATCAAGAAGGGCGCGCTGGTCGACAAGACGAAGAATTGA
- a CDS encoding LysE family translocator, whose product MSQSLLFAFVLFATVMFITPGPNNVMLLSSGLTYGFRRTLPHIAGITLGMGFMIAAVGLGLGTIFITYPVLQTVLKYAGAAYLIYLAIVIAMSGTATTGQDNLRGPMTFWGAAMFQWVNVKGWVMVIGTITAYAAIASFPWNIVIQTAISLVVGTVSTVAWALFGSALRPLLTSPSAVRAFNIVMAVLLLASLYPVFMDA is encoded by the coding sequence ATGTCGCAATCGCTGCTTTTCGCCTTTGTCCTGTTCGCCACGGTGATGTTCATCACGCCGGGGCCGAACAACGTCATGCTGCTGTCCTCGGGACTGACTTACGGTTTTCGCCGCACGTTGCCGCATATCGCGGGCATCACCCTCGGTATGGGTTTTATGATCGCCGCCGTAGGTCTCGGCCTCGGGACGATCTTCATCACCTATCCGGTGCTGCAAACGGTCCTGAAATATGCCGGCGCCGCCTATCTGATCTATCTCGCCATCGTAATTGCGATGTCCGGGACGGCAACCACGGGACAGGACAATTTGCGCGGCCCCATGACCTTCTGGGGCGCCGCCATGTTCCAATGGGTCAACGTCAAGGGATGGGTGATGGTGATCGGGACCATCACCGCTTACGCCGCGATCGCGAGCTTCCCCTGGAACATCGTGATCCAGACCGCCATCAGCCTGGTGGTCGGGACGGTGTCGACGGTGGCCTGGGCGCTGTTCGGAAGCGCGCTGCGGCCTCTCTTGACGTCGCCGAGCGCCGTGCGGGCGTTCAACATCGTGATGGCGGTATTGCTGCTGGCCTCGCTCTATCCGGTCTTTATGGACGCATGA
- a CDS encoding EamA family transporter, which translates to MKPADIGIAVLVAVIWGLAFVASRIALDELPPALMTALRFAIAAVPCLFVPRPNVSWPLLIAISFTLFLGQFLAQAYGIAQGVPVGLTSVIVQSQALFTIAFAVIAFREMPTPLQGLGIGVATVGLLMICGTVGYDFSAGAFAVLMISPISFAIGNLLLRQARDVPMFDLFAWLCLVPPLPLLALALLTDGPQATWHALIHMSLAGFACMLALGAISTSIAYWLWGRLLRDYTAAQVVPFALLVPFVGAAASSIVFGERFGPLRLSGMVIVVCGIAIMLLSKRPQTLPKIA; encoded by the coding sequence ATGAAGCCGGCCGATATCGGTATCGCCGTCCTGGTGGCGGTTATCTGGGGACTTGCCTTTGTGGCGAGCCGGATCGCGCTCGACGAACTTCCCCCCGCGCTGATGACGGCGCTGCGCTTTGCCATCGCCGCCGTGCCGTGCCTGTTCGTGCCCAGGCCGAACGTGTCCTGGCCGCTTCTGATCGCGATCAGTTTTACGCTATTTCTTGGACAGTTTCTGGCGCAGGCTTACGGCATCGCGCAAGGCGTTCCCGTCGGACTCACCAGCGTGATCGTGCAGAGTCAGGCGCTGTTCACCATTGCTTTCGCGGTGATCGCGTTTCGCGAAATGCCGACGCCGCTGCAAGGCCTCGGCATCGGCGTCGCCACCGTTGGCCTATTGATGATTTGCGGCACGGTTGGTTATGATTTCAGCGCCGGCGCGTTCGCGGTGCTGATGATATCGCCGATCAGTTTTGCGATCGGCAATCTGTTGCTGCGGCAGGCGCGCGACGTGCCGATGTTCGACCTGTTCGCCTGGCTCTGCCTGGTGCCGCCACTGCCGCTATTGGCGCTGGCGTTGCTCACCGACGGACCGCAGGCGACCTGGCACGCGCTGATCCACATGTCGCTTGCCGGATTTGCCTGCATGCTGGCGCTCGGCGCGATTTCGACCAGCATCGCCTACTGGCTGTGGGGCCGGCTGCTGCGGGATTACACGGCAGCCCAGGTGGTGCCGTTCGCGTTGCTGGTGCCGTTCGTCGGCGCCGCCGCATCGTCGATCGTGTTCGGCGAGCGGTTCGGGCCCTTGCGGCTTTCCGGGATGGTCATCGTGGTGTGCGGCATCGCCATCATGCTGCTGTCGAAGCGGCCGCAAACCTTGCCGAAGATCGCGTGA
- a CDS encoding class I SAM-dependent methyltransferase has product MLARDWYYNERRQIGLDSAVASIYDRHDDSDLRARAALNMLGVQRGWRVADIGCGNGVLACEAALMGAEVDAIDISPAMLALAELQARDRRVAIRTQSAGLLSFAYQPNSYDLIVSEFALHHLPDFWKAVALARIFGALKPGSMFYLRDIVFVSVPDGPERDVEQWADFNIKNHGFSRDSVVTHMRDEYSTFGWVIERMLTDVGFTLVSADYHAPLHGTYLLRKPKPGEQS; this is encoded by the coding sequence ATGCTGGCGCGCGACTGGTATTATAACGAACGGCGGCAGATCGGGCTCGATTCCGCTGTCGCCTCGATCTACGACCGCCATGACGACAGCGATTTGCGGGCCCGCGCGGCGCTGAACATGCTGGGCGTGCAGCGCGGCTGGCGGGTCGCCGATATCGGCTGCGGCAACGGCGTTTTGGCGTGCGAGGCGGCGCTGATGGGCGCCGAGGTCGACGCCATCGATATTTCGCCGGCGATGCTGGCGCTCGCGGAGCTCCAGGCGCGCGATCGCAGGGTGGCGATCCGGACCCAGTCGGCGGGGCTATTGAGCTTTGCCTATCAGCCCAATTCCTATGATCTCATTGTCAGCGAGTTCGCGCTGCATCATCTGCCGGATTTCTGGAAGGCGGTGGCGCTGGCGCGGATTTTCGGCGCGCTCAAACCAGGAAGCATGTTCTACCTGCGCGACATCGTGTTCGTCAGCGTGCCGGACGGCCCCGAACGCGACGTCGAGCAGTGGGCGGATTTCAACATCAAGAATCACGGATTTTCGCGCGACAGTGTCGTCACCCATATGCGCGACGAATATTCGACCTTCGGCTGGGTGATCGAGCGGATGCTGACCGATGTCGGTTTCACCCTCGTCTCGGCAGATTACCACGCGCCGCTGCACGGCACTTATTTGTTGCGCAAACCGAAACCCGGCGAACAGAGCTAG
- the ilvN gene encoding acetolactate synthase small subunit yields MNQPASAYFMEDRHEPTEAHTLSVLVQNEPGVLARVIGLFSGRGYNIESLTVSETENQKHLSRITIVTTGTPMVIEQIKHQLDRMVPVYRVVDMTLSGRSIERELAMVKLRGTGEHRVEALRLAEAFRARVIDATTESFVFEITGNSGKINQFIDLMRPLGLVEISRTGVAAIGRGPEGM; encoded by the coding sequence ATGAACCAGCCCGCATCCGCCTACTTCATGGAAGATCGCCATGAGCCGACCGAGGCGCACACGCTCTCGGTGCTCGTGCAAAACGAGCCGGGCGTGCTCGCGCGCGTGATCGGGCTGTTCTCGGGGCGCGGCTACAACATCGAAAGCCTCACGGTCTCGGAGACCGAGAATCAGAAACATCTCTCCCGCATCACCATCGTCACCACCGGCACCCCGATGGTGATCGAGCAGATCAAGCATCAGCTCGACCGCATGGTGCCGGTCTATCGCGTGGTCGACATGACGCTGTCCGGCCGCTCGATCGAGCGGGAACTGGCAATGGTAAAGCTGCGCGGCACCGGCGAGCACCGCGTCGAGGCGCTGCGGCTGGCGGAAGCGTTCCGCGCCCGCGTGATCGACGCCACCACCGAAAGCTTCGTGTTCGAGATCACCGGCAATTCCGGCAAGATCAACCAGTTCATCGACCTGATGCGCCCGCTCGGCCTGGTCGAGATCTCGCGCACCGGGGTTGCCGCCATCGGCCGCGGGCCCGAGGGGATGTGA
- a CDS encoding threonine dehydratase: protein MFDLSQLERAHTVVAAAMPPTPAHAWPLLAERLGTSVIVKHENHTPIGAFKVRGGLVYVDRLKRERPDTIGIISATRGNHGQSLAFAASRHGLPVTIYVPRGNSVEKNRAMRAFGAELVEHGEDFQAAREQAYRHAETSGLHIVPAFHPDLVLGVATYALELLRKAPDLDVLYVPIGQGSGICGCILARDLLGLKTEIIGVQSTEAPSYALSFAAGTVVMTNSSDTLADGMATRVPDPDALAIIRKGASRIAQVTDDEVAAAIRAYWTDTHNLAEGAGAAPLAAALQDKPKLRGKRVGLILSGGNIDFDLFQRWIAPDAVADGKVLV from the coding sequence ATGTTTGACCTTTCGCAACTGGAACGCGCCCACACTGTCGTCGCGGCGGCGATGCCGCCGACGCCTGCGCATGCGTGGCCGTTGCTGGCGGAGCGGCTGGGCACGAGCGTTATCGTCAAGCACGAGAACCATACCCCGATCGGCGCCTTCAAGGTGCGCGGCGGGCTGGTTTACGTCGATCGCCTGAAGCGCGAACGGCCCGACACGATCGGAATCATCTCGGCGACGCGAGGCAATCACGGCCAGAGCCTGGCCTTTGCCGCGAGCCGTCACGGTCTGCCGGTCACGATCTACGTGCCGCGCGGGAATTCGGTCGAGAAAAATCGCGCCATGCGCGCCTTTGGCGCCGAGCTGGTCGAACATGGCGAGGATTTCCAGGCCGCGCGCGAACAGGCCTATCGCCATGCCGAGACATCAGGTCTTCACATCGTGCCGGCCTTCCACCCGGACCTCGTTCTCGGTGTCGCGACCTATGCACTCGAACTCCTGCGCAAGGCGCCGGACCTGGATGTCCTTTATGTCCCGATCGGTCAGGGCTCCGGCATCTGTGGCTGCATCCTGGCGCGCGATCTGCTTGGATTGAAAACCGAAATTATCGGCGTGCAGTCGACCGAAGCGCCATCCTATGCATTGTCGTTCGCGGCCGGCACGGTCGTGATGACGAACAGCAGCGATACGCTCGCCGACGGCATGGCGACCCGCGTCCCCGATCCGGACGCGCTCGCGATCATCCGCAAGGGTGCCTCGCGCATCGCGCAGGTCACCGACGACGAGGTAGCAGCGGCGATCCGCGCCTACTGGACCGATACCCACAACCTTGCGGAAGGCGCCGGCGCCGCGCCTCTCGCCGCAGCCCTGCAGGACAAGCCGAAGCTCCGGGGAAAACGGGTCGGCCTGATCCTGAGCGGCGGCAATATCGATTTCGATTTGTTCCAGCGCTGGATCGCTCCGGACGCCGTCGCCGACGGCAAGGTGCTGGTGTGA
- a CDS encoding acetolactate synthase 3 large subunit, whose translation MSDKSHDPNKMTGAAMIVRALIDHGVKHIFGYPGGAVLPIYDELFQQSDVEHILVRHEQGAGHAAEGYARSTGKPGVVLVTSGPGATNMVTPLTDALMDSIPLVCITGQVPTHLIGNDAFQECDTVGITRPCTKHNWLVRDVNDLAKVLHEAFYVASTGRPGPVLVDVPKDVQFALGTYHPPRKSDVHVSYTPRVKGDATQIRKAVALLASAKRPIIYSGGGVINSGPEASKLLRELVEATGFPITSTLMGLGAYPASGKNWLGMLGMHGTYEANMAMHGCDAMLCVGARFDDRITGRVDAFSPGSKKIHIDIDPSSINKNIRVDIPIIGDAANVLGDLLQVFKAEAKKPDIRSWWQEIAKWRARNSLSYKKNNDVILPQYAIQRLFDNTRGRDVYITTEVGQHQMWAAQFFGFEEPHRWMTSGGLGTMGYGLPAAVGVQVAHPNSLVIDIAGDASVQMTMQEMSTAVQHELPIKIFILNNQYMGMVRQWQQLLHGNRLSHTYSEALPDFVKLADAFGCVGLQAIKPGDLDGAIKEMIAVKRPVLFDCRVAALENCFPMIPSGKAHNEMLLPAEANDEATAAAFAGGKALV comes from the coding sequence ATGAGCGACAAGAGCCACGATCCGAACAAGATGACCGGAGCCGCGATGATCGTGCGGGCGCTGATCGATCATGGCGTCAAGCACATCTTCGGCTATCCCGGCGGCGCGGTGCTTCCAATCTATGACGAACTGTTCCAGCAGAGCGATGTCGAGCACATCCTGGTCCGGCATGAGCAGGGCGCCGGCCACGCCGCCGAAGGCTATGCGCGTTCAACCGGCAAGCCGGGCGTGGTGCTGGTGACTTCAGGTCCCGGCGCCACCAACATGGTGACGCCGCTGACCGACGCGCTGATGGATTCGATCCCGCTGGTTTGCATCACCGGGCAAGTGCCGACGCATTTGATCGGCAACGACGCCTTCCAGGAATGCGACACCGTCGGCATCACCCGGCCCTGCACCAAGCACAATTGGCTGGTGCGCGACGTCAACGATCTCGCCAAGGTGCTGCATGAGGCGTTTTATGTCGCGAGCACTGGCCGTCCCGGCCCTGTCCTTGTCGATGTGCCCAAGGATGTGCAATTCGCGCTCGGCACCTATCACCCGCCGCGGAAGTCCGACGTGCACGTGTCCTATACGCCGCGGGTCAAGGGCGACGCGACGCAAATCCGTAAAGCGGTGGCGCTGCTCGCTTCCGCCAAGCGTCCCATCATCTATTCCGGCGGCGGCGTCATCAATTCCGGGCCGGAAGCCTCAAAACTGCTGCGCGAACTGGTCGAAGCGACGGGATTCCCGATCACCTCCACCTTGATGGGGCTCGGCGCCTATCCGGCGTCGGGCAAGAACTGGCTCGGCATGCTCGGCATGCACGGCACCTACGAGGCCAACATGGCGATGCACGGCTGCGACGCCATGCTGTGCGTCGGCGCGCGCTTCGACGACCGCATCACCGGACGCGTCGATGCGTTCTCGCCGGGTTCGAAGAAAATCCACATCGACATCGATCCGTCCTCGATCAACAAGAACATCCGCGTCGATATCCCGATCATCGGCGACGCCGCCAATGTGCTCGGCGATCTGTTGCAGGTGTTCAAGGCGGAAGCGAAAAAGCCGGATATTCGCTCCTGGTGGCAGGAGATCGCCAAATGGCGGGCGCGCAATTCGCTGTCCTATAAAAAGAACAACGATGTGATCCTGCCGCAATACGCGATCCAGCGCCTGTTCGATAATACGCGCGGGCGCGATGTCTACATCACCACCGAAGTCGGCCAGCACCAGATGTGGGCGGCGCAGTTTTTTGGCTTCGAGGAGCCGCACCGCTGGATGACCTCGGGCGGTTTGGGCACCATGGGCTATGGCCTGCCGGCGGCGGTCGGCGTCCAGGTCGCCCATCCCAACAGCCTCGTGATCGACATCGCCGGCGACGCCTCGGTGCAGATGACGATGCAGGAGATGTCGACCGCCGTTCAGCACGAATTGCCGATCAAGATCTTCATCCTGAACAACCAGTATATGGGCATGGTGCGGCAGTGGCAGCAGCTCCTGCACGGCAACCGGCTGTCGCACACATATTCCGAGGCGCTGCCGGATTTCGTCAAGCTCGCGGACGCTTTCGGTTGCGTCGGCCTCCAGGCGATAAAGCCCGGCGACCTCGACGGCGCGATCAAGGAGATGATCGCCGTAAAGCGCCCGGTGCTGTTCGATTGCCGGGTGGCGGCGCTGGAAAATTGCTTCCCGATGATCCCCTCCGGCAAGGCGCACAACGAAATGCTGCTGCCGGCGGAAGCCAACGACGAAGCGACCGCCGCGGCCTTCGCCGGCGGCAAGGCGCTGGTGTGA
- the miaA gene encoding tRNA (adenosine(37)-N6)-dimethylallyltransferase MiaA: protein MSSQVSSKAVLIAGPTASGKSALAIDLAQKTGGVVINADSMQVYRDLRVITARPTVDEEARVPHRLYGHVDAAVNFSAGSWVADAAKVLAEARAQDRLSIFVGGSGLYFKALTRGLSAVPPIAAEVREGVRARLDRDGVEALHAELRRRDPVSAERLKPRDRTRIARALEVVESTGRSLTDWHREGLPPLLPPGEFSALFLEPDRDQLYARIDARFDSMVKAGALEEVAGLAARKLDPLLPAMKAHGVPALIRHLKGEITLEEAAAIGRADTRHYAKRQFTWFRHQLPEFQWVKPEEAGGWLTTVIPGWSEGPDPESRDSPMCNCTSEVRASRAPE from the coding sequence GTGAGTTCGCAAGTGAGCAGCAAGGCCGTGCTTATCGCAGGGCCGACGGCCAGCGGCAAGTCGGCGCTCGCCATCGACCTTGCGCAAAAAACCGGCGGCGTCGTCATCAATGCCGATTCCATGCAGGTCTACCGCGATCTCAGGGTGATCACCGCGCGGCCGACGGTCGATGAAGAGGCGCGGGTCCCGCACCGGCTCTACGGCCATGTCGACGCCGCCGTGAATTTCTCCGCAGGAAGCTGGGTGGCCGATGCCGCCAAGGTCCTTGCGGAAGCGCGCGCGCAAGATCGCCTGTCGATTTTTGTCGGCGGCTCCGGCCTCTATTTCAAGGCGCTGACACGCGGATTGTCGGCGGTGCCGCCGATTGCCGCCGAGGTGCGCGAAGGCGTACGCGCGCGGCTCGATCGCGATGGCGTCGAGGCGCTTCATGCCGAGCTTAGGCGGCGCGATCCGGTCTCCGCCGAACGCCTGAAGCCGCGCGATCGCACCCGCATCGCCCGCGCCCTGGAAGTTGTCGAATCGACCGGACGGTCGCTTACCGACTGGCATCGCGAGGGATTGCCGCCGCTGTTGCCTCCGGGAGAGTTCAGCGCGCTGTTTCTCGAGCCAGATCGCGATCAGCTTTACGCGCGGATCGATGCCCGATTTGACTCGATGGTGAAAGCCGGCGCGCTGGAAGAGGTCGCCGGCCTGGCCGCGCGAAAACTCGACCCCCTGCTGCCGGCGATGAAGGCCCACGGCGTGCCGGCGCTGATCCGGCATCTCAAGGGCGAGATAACGCTGGAAGAGGCGGCGGCGATCGGCCGCGCCGACACCCGTCATTACGCCAAACGCCAATTCACCTGGTTCCGCCATCAGCTGCCGGAGTTTCAATGGGTCAAGCCGGAGGAGGCGGGGGGATGGCTCACCACCGTCATTCCGGGATGGTCCGAAGGACCAGACCCGGAATCTCGAGATTCCCCGATGTGCAATTGCACATCTGAGGTTCGCGCTTCGCGCGCCCCGGAATGA